One Triticum dicoccoides isolate Atlit2015 ecotype Zavitan chromosome 5B, WEW_v2.0, whole genome shotgun sequence genomic window carries:
- the LOC119308781 gene encoding THO complex subunit 3-like isoform X1: MEGREDDKKGGAAAPGSSAPGTRFKNLVSREYYSHKKKVHSVAWNCIGTKLASGSIDHTARVWSIDPHGHSKVKDIELKGHSDSVDQLCWDPKHPDTVATAAADKSIRLWDARSGKCQVVELSGENINITYKHDGTHIAVGNKVYNNRTWEDELTIVDVRKLKPVHKQKFPYEINEIAWNKTGDLFFITTGLGFVEVVNYPSLDVVCKLNAHTAGCYCIAMDPLDRYFAVGSADSLVSLWNVKELLCIKTFTKLEWPVRTVSFNHTGEFIAYASEDPFIDIANIQTGRSIHQIPCKAAMNSVEWNPKYNLLAYAGDDKNKYQADDGVFRIFGFEST; the protein is encoded by the exons ATGGAGGGGAGAGAAGACGACAAGAAAGgcggcgccgccgcccccggcAGCTCAGCGCCGGGGACGAGATTCAAGAACCTGGTCTCCAGGGAATACTACAGCCACAAGAAGAAG GTGCACTCTGTAGCATGGAACTGCATAGGCACAAAGCTTGCTTCAGGCTCTATAGATCACACTGCCCGTGTCTGGAGCATTGATCCCCATGGCCAT TCCAAGGTTAAAGACATTGAACTGAAAGGCCACTCAGATAGTGTAGATCAGTTATGCtgggatccaaagcatcctgacacagTTGCCACTGCAGCTGCTGACAAGTCAATTCGCCTTTGGGATGCGCGAA GTGGGAAATGCCAAGTTGTTGAACTCAGTGGAGAAAACATCAACATCACATACAAACATGATGGCACTCACATAGCTGTTGGAAATAAGGTTTACAATAACAGAACATGG GAGGATGAGCTAACCATAGTGGATGTTCGGAAGCTAAAACCCGTCCACAAACAGAAGTTCCCTTACGAG ATTAATGAGATTGCATGGAATAAAACTGGAGATTTATTCTTCATAACTACTGGGCTTG GATTTGTTGAGGTGGTCAACTATCCTTCCCTTGATGTTGTCTGCAAATTAAATGCCCATACAGCAGGGTGCTATTGCATAGCAATGGATCCCCTTGACAG GTATTTTGCTGTTGGAAGTGCAGATTCACTTGTCAGTCTTTGGAATGTCAAAGAGCTGCTATGCATTAAAACCTTCACAAAACTTGA GTGGCCTGTCAGAACAGTTAGCTTCAATCACACTGGAGAATTTATTGCATATGCCAGTGAAGATCCTTTCATTGACATT GCCAATATTCAGACTGGACGATCAATTCATCAGATTCCATGTAAAGCAGCTATGAATAGTGTTGAATGGAATCCTAAATACAACCTCCTGGCTTATGCAGGAGATGACAAGAATAAGTACCAGGCTGATGATG GTGTTTTCCGaatatttggttttgaaagcacatAA
- the LOC119308781 gene encoding THO complex subunit 3-like isoform X2 gives MEGREDDKKGGAAAPGSSAPGTRFKNLVSREYYSHKKKVHSVAWNCIGTKLASGSIDHTARVWSIDPHGHSKVKDIELKGHSDSVDQLCWDPKHPDTVATAAADKSIRLWDARSGKCQVVELSGENINITYKHDGTHIAVGNKEDELTIVDVRKLKPVHKQKFPYEINEIAWNKTGDLFFITTGLGFVEVVNYPSLDVVCKLNAHTAGCYCIAMDPLDRYFAVGSADSLVSLWNVKELLCIKTFTKLEWPVRTVSFNHTGEFIAYASEDPFIDIANIQTGRSIHQIPCKAAMNSVEWNPKYNLLAYAGDDKNKYQADDGMVVAVTHFSAVE, from the exons ATGGAGGGGAGAGAAGACGACAAGAAAGgcggcgccgccgcccccggcAGCTCAGCGCCGGGGACGAGATTCAAGAACCTGGTCTCCAGGGAATACTACAGCCACAAGAAGAAG GTGCACTCTGTAGCATGGAACTGCATAGGCACAAAGCTTGCTTCAGGCTCTATAGATCACACTGCCCGTGTCTGGAGCATTGATCCCCATGGCCAT TCCAAGGTTAAAGACATTGAACTGAAAGGCCACTCAGATAGTGTAGATCAGTTATGCtgggatccaaagcatcctgacacagTTGCCACTGCAGCTGCTGACAAGTCAATTCGCCTTTGGGATGCGCGAA GTGGGAAATGCCAAGTTGTTGAACTCAGTGGAGAAAACATCAACATCACATACAAACATGATGGCACTCACATAGCTGTTGGAAATAAG GAGGATGAGCTAACCATAGTGGATGTTCGGAAGCTAAAACCCGTCCACAAACAGAAGTTCCCTTACGAG ATTAATGAGATTGCATGGAATAAAACTGGAGATTTATTCTTCATAACTACTGGGCTTG GATTTGTTGAGGTGGTCAACTATCCTTCCCTTGATGTTGTCTGCAAATTAAATGCCCATACAGCAGGGTGCTATTGCATAGCAATGGATCCCCTTGACAG GTATTTTGCTGTTGGAAGTGCAGATTCACTTGTCAGTCTTTGGAATGTCAAAGAGCTGCTATGCATTAAAACCTTCACAAAACTTGA GTGGCCTGTCAGAACAGTTAGCTTCAATCACACTGGAGAATTTATTGCATATGCCAGTGAAGATCCTTTCATTGACATT GCCAATATTCAGACTGGACGATCAATTCATCAGATTCCATGTAAAGCAGCTATGAATAGTGTTGAATGGAATCCTAAATACAACCTCCTGGCTTATGCAGGAGATGACAAGAATAAGTACCAGGCTGATGATGGTATGGTGGTCGCAGTTACTCATTTTAGTGCTGTCGAATGA
- the LOC119308781 gene encoding THO complex subunit 3-like isoform X3 — protein MEGREDDKKGGAAAPGSSAPGTRFKNLVSREYYSHKKKVHSVAWNCIGTKLASGSIDHTARVWSIDPHGHSKVKDIELKGHSDSVDQLCWDPKHPDTVATAAADKSIRLWDARSGKCQVVELSGENINITYKHDGTHIAVGNKEDELTIVDVRKLKPVHKQKFPYEINEIAWNKTGDLFFITTGLGFVEVVNYPSLDVVCKLNAHTAGCYCIAMDPLDRYFAVGSADSLVSLWNVKELLCIKTFTKLEWPVRTVSFNHTGEFIAYASEDPFIDIANIQTGRSIHQIPCKAAMNSVEWNPKYNLLAYAGDDKNKYQADDGVFRIFGFEST, from the exons ATGGAGGGGAGAGAAGACGACAAGAAAGgcggcgccgccgcccccggcAGCTCAGCGCCGGGGACGAGATTCAAGAACCTGGTCTCCAGGGAATACTACAGCCACAAGAAGAAG GTGCACTCTGTAGCATGGAACTGCATAGGCACAAAGCTTGCTTCAGGCTCTATAGATCACACTGCCCGTGTCTGGAGCATTGATCCCCATGGCCAT TCCAAGGTTAAAGACATTGAACTGAAAGGCCACTCAGATAGTGTAGATCAGTTATGCtgggatccaaagcatcctgacacagTTGCCACTGCAGCTGCTGACAAGTCAATTCGCCTTTGGGATGCGCGAA GTGGGAAATGCCAAGTTGTTGAACTCAGTGGAGAAAACATCAACATCACATACAAACATGATGGCACTCACATAGCTGTTGGAAATAAG GAGGATGAGCTAACCATAGTGGATGTTCGGAAGCTAAAACCCGTCCACAAACAGAAGTTCCCTTACGAG ATTAATGAGATTGCATGGAATAAAACTGGAGATTTATTCTTCATAACTACTGGGCTTG GATTTGTTGAGGTGGTCAACTATCCTTCCCTTGATGTTGTCTGCAAATTAAATGCCCATACAGCAGGGTGCTATTGCATAGCAATGGATCCCCTTGACAG GTATTTTGCTGTTGGAAGTGCAGATTCACTTGTCAGTCTTTGGAATGTCAAAGAGCTGCTATGCATTAAAACCTTCACAAAACTTGA GTGGCCTGTCAGAACAGTTAGCTTCAATCACACTGGAGAATTTATTGCATATGCCAGTGAAGATCCTTTCATTGACATT GCCAATATTCAGACTGGACGATCAATTCATCAGATTCCATGTAAAGCAGCTATGAATAGTGTTGAATGGAATCCTAAATACAACCTCCTGGCTTATGCAGGAGATGACAAGAATAAGTACCAGGCTGATGATG GTGTTTTCCGaatatttggttttgaaagcacatAA